The following are encoded together in the Candidatus Omnitrophota bacterium genome:
- a CDS encoding KTSC domain-containing protein, translating to MDMISVNSSTLASIGYDSDSAILQIEFKDGSLYEYFNVPQHIYDALCSANSKGSYASRNIYKVYRQNRIC from the coding sequence GTGGATATGATTTCTGTTAATTCCTCAACTTTAGCTTCTATAGGATATGATTCTGATAGTGCAATCTTGCAAATAGAGTTTAAAGACGGTTCACTTTATGAGTATTTTAACGTACCCCAACATATCTACGATGCGCTGTGTTCCGCTAATTCAAAGGGCAGTTATGCCAGCAGAAATATTTATAAGGTTTATAGACAAAATAGGATTTGTTAG
- the lexA gene encoding transcriptional repressor LexA: MLTKRKKQILDFLKDYINKHRYSPSLEEIKKHFRLSSVATIHYHIRQLQEMGYLDKMNNHPRTIDVSMEQKLIRIPILGTIAAGQPIEVIENKESIAIPQSKINSNDEYFALRVIGNSMIDENINEGDIILVRRQSVAENGQKIVALIDNYKATLKKFYKERGHIRLQPANKFLEPIIIDKKSEFVIQGAVVDVIKNTASEPLTITPPIKDKPKKHDKLPLNKIICGDALEEIRKIPDESCHVIIADPPYNIGKDFGNNLDKRDLGEYIAWCKTWINECARIMKPRATMFIYGFSEILAYLSVEIPLNRRWLIWHYTNKNVASLQFWQRSHEAIISCWKDDPVFNRDDVREPYTEGFLNGAAGKVRAGTAGRFSRNGKETIYKAHEAGALPRDVIKIPALAGGAGMTERWFLCKTCDNVFKPDALKKHINHDIIKHPTQKPLELSGKLIKSSIPKNGGIVLAPFAGVGSECVAAKQLGLAYIGIELNPEYIRIANKRLDSIEVQDTLKLF, encoded by the coding sequence ATGCTTACAAAACGCAAAAAACAAATATTAGACTTCCTGAAAGACTATATAAATAAACATCGCTATTCGCCCTCCCTAGAAGAAATAAAAAAACATTTCCGATTATCTTCTGTAGCCACGATTCATTACCATATACGCCAATTACAAGAGATGGGGTATTTAGACAAAATGAATAACCATCCTAGAACAATAGATGTCTCAATGGAACAAAAGTTAATACGAATTCCGATTCTTGGTACTATTGCGGCCGGGCAACCCATTGAGGTAATTGAAAACAAAGAAAGCATCGCCATCCCCCAAAGCAAAATTAATTCTAACGATGAATATTTTGCATTACGAGTAATTGGAAATAGCATGATAGATGAAAATATAAATGAAGGGGATATTATCTTAGTAAGAAGACAATCAGTAGCTGAAAATGGACAAAAGATAGTTGCGCTTATTGATAATTATAAAGCGACTCTAAAAAAATTCTATAAAGAAAGAGGACATATTAGACTTCAGCCTGCAAATAAATTCCTTGAGCCAATTATTATAGATAAGAAGAGCGAATTTGTTATACAAGGCGCAGTAGTTGATGTTATAAAGAATACTGCCTCCGAACCCCTAACTATTACACCTCCAATTAAAGATAAGCCCAAAAAACATGATAAATTGCCCTTAAACAAAATTATTTGTGGGGATGCCCTTGAAGAGATTAGAAAGATTCCGGATGAATCCTGTCATGTTATTATTGCTGATCCTCCTTATAATATTGGTAAAGATTTCGGCAATAACCTAGATAAAAGAGATTTGGGAGAATATATTGCATGGTGTAAAACTTGGATTAATGAATGCGCCAGAATAATGAAACCCCGCGCTACAATGTTTATCTATGGATTCAGCGAAATCTTAGCTTATTTATCTGTTGAGATTCCCCTAAACCGGAGATGGCTAATTTGGCATTATACTAATAAAAACGTGGCCTCTCTCCAATTCTGGCAAAGGAGCCATGAAGCAATTATCTCTTGCTGGAAAGATGATCCTGTTTTCAATAGGGATGATGTACGAGAACCTTATACTGAAGGATTCTTAAATGGAGCGGCTGGCAAAGTTAGGGCAGGAACCGCAGGACGATTTAGCCGAAATGGAAAAGAAACTATTTATAAAGCGCATGAAGCGGGAGCGTTGCCTAGAGATGTTATTAAAATCCCTGCATTAGCCGGAGGCGCTGGCATGACCGAACGATGGTTTTTATGCAAAACCTGTGATAACGTTTTTAAGCCAGATGCCCTTAAGAAACATATTAACCATGATATAATAAAACACCCAACACAAAAACCTTTGGAGCTCTCGGGAAAGCTAATTAAGTCATCGATACCTAAGAATGGCGGCATAGTATTGGCTCCTTTTGCCGGGGTAGGCTCGGAATGCGTAGCAGCTAAACAACTTGGACTAGCTTACATCGGAATTGAGCTTAATCCTGAGTATATTAGGATTGCAAATAAAAGGTTGGATAGTATTGAAGTGCAGGATACCCTCAAATTATTCTAA
- a CDS encoding TaqI family restriction endonuclease: MAKMDNEQFEKFLEIVDLGNYRKKFMPIKIVEMDLPREIQALDLLYKIYWDKRKVISYEQFYEEYRKLYRKNLELFRNKTQMCKTCFYKGLPARIYRTWASIITQIHAGYVAEAVFGEKSVEMSSELDHQGADFRVTYKGKKLNYQVKKETFSREVRAEKKPKKQLYGKFIKIVYKVPNFDMLLDPNKKKGGFKKAYSEFKADWLDTGKIKILKNGFTVFTPTIFEEEKALYD, translated from the coding sequence ATGGCTAAAATGGACAACGAGCAATTTGAAAAGTTTTTAGAGATTGTTGATTTGGGCAACTATCGTAAGAAATTCATGCCCATTAAAATAGTTGAAATGGATTTACCTAGAGAAATCCAGGCATTAGATTTGCTTTATAAGATATATTGGGATAAAAGAAAGGTTATCTCTTACGAGCAGTTCTATGAAGAATATAGGAAACTATACCGTAAGAATCTAGAATTGTTTCGTAATAAGACCCAAATGTGCAAAACCTGTTTTTATAAAGGTCTGCCTGCGAGGATTTACCGTACTTGGGCGAGTATTATTACTCAAATTCATGCTGGTTACGTAGCCGAAGCGGTTTTTGGAGAAAAATCTGTAGAGATGTCTTCAGAATTAGATCATCAAGGAGCTGACTTTAGAGTTACTTATAAAGGGAAAAAGTTGAATTACCAGGTTAAAAAAGAGACTTTTAGCAGAGAGGTAAGGGCGGAAAAGAAGCCCAAAAAGCAACTTTATGGAAAATTTATTAAAATCGTCTACAAAGTTCCAAATTTTGACATGCTTCTAGATCCTAATAAAAAGAAGGGTGGGTTTAAAAAGGCTTATAGTGAGTTTAAGGCTGATTGGTTAGATACAGGGAAGATCAAGATTCTAAAAAATGGTTTTACAGTTTTTACGCCAACAATTTTTGAAGAAGAGAAGGCGCTTTACGATTAG
- a CDS encoding XRE family transcriptional regulator: MNMALILEQFGAKVRKYRLKKNLSQEKLAELADLHRTYIGQIECGKRNVALKNIAKLAKALNVSVKELL; this comes from the coding sequence ATGAATATGGCATTAATTCTAGAACAATTTGGTGCTAAGGTGCGTAAATATCGCCTCAAGAAGAATCTCTCCCAAGAGAAACTTGCGGAATTAGCCGATTTACACCGGACATATATTGGACAGATTGAATGCGGGAAAAGAAACGTTGCGCTTAAGAATATCGCTAAGCTTGCAAAAGCGCTTAATGTTTCTGTAAAAGAATTATTATAG